The Macaca thibetana thibetana isolate TM-01 chromosome 11, ASM2454274v1, whole genome shotgun sequence genome window below encodes:
- the WASHC1 gene encoding WASH complex subunit 1: MTPVRTQHSLAGQTYAVPLIQPDLRREEAVQQMADALQHLQKVSGDIFSRISQRVEQSRNQVQAIGEKVSLAQAKIEKIKGSKKAIKVFSSAKYPAPERLQEYGSIFTGAQDPGPQRRPRHRIQSKHRPLDERALQEKLKYFPVCVSAKLEPEDDAEEGLGGLPSNISSVSSLLLFNTTENLYKKYVFLDPLAGAVTKTHVMLGAETEEKLFDAPLSISKREQLEQQVPENYFYVPDLGQVPEIDVPSYLPDLPGIANDLMYSADLGPGIAPSAPGTIPELPTFHTEVAEPLKTDLQDGVLTAPPPPPPPPPPPPAPEVLASAPPLPPSTAAPVGQGARQDNSSSTSPSAPVQGAPKEVVDPSGGRATLLESIRQAGGIGKAKLRSVKERKLEKKKQKEQEQVRATSQGGDLMLDLFNKLVMRRKGISGKGPGAGEGPGGAFARVSDSIPPLPPPQQPQAEEDEDDWES; the protein is encoded by the exons ATGACTCCTGTGAGGACGCAGCACTCCCTGGCAGGTCAGACCTATGCCGTGCCCCTCATCCAGCCCGACCTGCGGCGAGAGGAGGCCGTCCAGCAGATGGCGGATGCCCTGCAGCACCTGCAGAAGGTCTCCGGAGACATCTTCAGCCG GATCTCCCAGCGGGTAGAGCAGAGCCGGAACCAGGTGCAGGCCATTGGAGAGAAGGTCTCCTTGGCCCAGGCCAAGATTGAGAAGATCAAGGGCAGCAAGAAGGCCATCAAG GTGTTCTCCAGTGCCAAGTACCCTGCTCCAGAGCGCCTGCAGGAATATGGCTCCATCTTCACAGGCGCCCAGGACCCTGGCCCGCAGAGACGCCCCCGCCACAGGATCCAGAGCAAGCACCGCCCCCTGGACGAGCGAGCCCTGCAG GAGAAGCTGAAGTACTTTCCTGTGTGTGTGAGCGCCAAGCTGGAGCCTGAGGACGACGCCGAAGAGGGACTTGGGGGTCTTCCCAGCAACATCAGCTCTGTCAGCTCCTTGCTGCTCTTCAACACCACCGAGAACCT GTACAAGAAGTACGTCTTCCTGGACCCCCTGGCTGGTGCTGTAACAAAGACCCATGTGATGCTGGGGGCGGAGACAGAGGAGAAGCTATTTGATGCCCCCTTGTCCATCAGCAAGAGAGAGCAGCTGGAACAGCAG GTCCCAGAGAACTACTTCTATGTGCCAGACCTGGGCCAGGTGCCTGAGATTGATGTGCCATCCTACCTGCCTGACCTGCCCGGCATTGCCAACGACCTCATGTACAGTGCCGACCTGGGCCCCGGCATTGCCCCCTCTGCCCCTGGCACCATTCCAGAACTGCCCACCTTCCACACTGAGGTAGCTGAGCCTCTCAAGACAG ACCTACAAGATGGGGTACTAACAgcacccccaccacctccaccgcccccaccacctcccccagctcctgAGGTGCTGGCCAGtgcacccccactcccaccctcaaCCGCGGCCCCTGTAGGCCAAGGCGCCAGGCAGGACAACAGCAGCAGCACGTCTCCTTCAG CTCCAGTCCAGGGAGCTCCCAAGGAAGTGGTCGACCCCTCTGGTGGCCGGGCCACTCTGCTGGAGTCCATCCGCCAAGCCGGGGGCATCGGCAAGGCCAAACTGCGCAGCGTGAAGGAGCGAAAGCtggagaagaagaagcagaaggagCAGGAGCAAG TGAGAGCCACGAGCCAAGGTGGGGACCTGATGTTGGATCTCTTCAACAAGCTGGTCATGAGGCGCAAGG GCATCTCTGGGAAAGGACCCGGGGCTGGTGAGGGGCCCGGAGGAGCCTTTGCCCGCGTGTCAGACTCCATCCCTCCTCTGCCACCACCGCAGCAGCCACAGGCAGAGGAGGACGAGGATGACTGGGAATCCTAG